A single genomic interval of Nerophis lumbriciformis linkage group LG17, RoL_Nlum_v2.1, whole genome shotgun sequence harbors:
- the LOC133614189 gene encoding coagulation factor IX isoform X2 yields the protein MLPSLAIVTTLILCATVAESTVFLQRSAAGQILHTSTRRRRGNSNTLEEIFPGDLERECYEENCSQEEAAEIFQSQEKTLEFWFRYTNLNPCRTNPCLNGGICTLERGHFLCLCPPRFHGQTCHSEVSLCRYRNGGCRQYCTDQPEDAGVQCGCADGFKLDSDGRSCSKTVPFPCGSQQVLLLRGRSLWDLVDRVNVTADGNVTWEDNDNGRFNWTRHGDQAPVNASQLQEVGGASGLDEMLSPRIVGGALEKPGGSPWQVLIRRSDGYGFCGGTLVSDRWVLSAAHCFQQKAHHVTIGDYDKQRRDPGEQTIKVQQVLIHPHFHAFTLDSDIALLYLAQPIIRGPTAIPACLPDPHLSKYLLKEDNRGVVTGWGTTKYLGRPSRFLRKVALPVVSHRSCSLSSEQVIAATVLASR from the exons ATGTTGCCGTCCCTCGCCATTGTGACCACGCTGATCCTGTGCGCCACCGTAGCAGAGAGCACAG TCTTCCTGCAGCGCAGCGCAGCCGGGCAGATCCTGCACACGTCCACCAGGAGGCGACGGGGCAACTCCAACACGCTGGAGGAGATCTTTCCTGGCGACTTGGAGAGGGAATGCTACGAGGAGAACTGCTCACAGGAGGAAGCGGCCGAAATCTTCCAGTCTCAGGAAAAGACG CTGGAGTTCTGGTTCCGATACACAA ACCTGAATCCATGTAGGACCAACCCTTGTCTCAATGGAGGCATATGCACTCTGGAGCGAGGACACTTCCTGTGCCTCTGTCCTCCTCGCTTCCACGGCCAGACCTGTCACTCAG AGGTGTCGCTGTGTCGCTATAGGAACGGAGGCTGCCGGCAGTACTGCACGGACCAGCCGGAGGACGCCGGTGTCCAGTGCGGCTGCGCTGACGGCTTCAAGCTGGACTCGGACGGACGCAGCTGCTCCAAGACAG TGCCGTTTCCCTGCGGCAGCCAGCAGGTGTTGCTGCTGCGAGGTCGCTCCCTGTGGGATCTGGTCGACCGGGTCAACGTCACCGCGGACGGCAACGTCACATGGGAGGACAACGACAACGGTCGGTTCAACTGGACGCGCCATGGCGACCAGGCGCCGGTCAACGCGTCTCAGCtgcaggaagtgggcggagccagTGGGCTGGATGAAATGCTGAGTCCTCGCATTGTGGGAGGAGCTTTGGAGAAGCCCGGCGGGAGTCCTTGGCAG GTTCTGATCCGAAGGTCCGATGGTTACGGCTTCTGCGGAGGAACGCTGGTGTCTGACCGCTGGGTGCTCTCTGCCGCTCATTGCTTCCAGCAGAAGGCGCACCATGTTACCATAG GTGATTATGACAAGCAGCGTCGCGATCCAGGTGAGCAGACAATCAAGGTGCAGCAGGTGCTGATCCATCCTCACTTCCACGCGTTCACTCTGGACAGCGACATCGCTCTGCTCTACCTGGCCCAGCCTATCATAAGAGGGCCCACCGCCATCCCCGCCTGCCTGCCCGACCCCCACCTGTCCAAGTACCTGCTCAAG gaggacaacaggggtgTGGTGACAGGATGGGGGACCACAAAGTACCTGGGCAGGCCCTCGCGATTCCTCAGGAAGGTGGCGCTCCCGGTGGTCAGTCACCGGTCCTGCAGCCTGTCTAGCGAGCAGGTGATAGCAGCCACTGTGTTAGCGTCACGCTAG
- the LOC133614189 gene encoding coagulation factor IX isoform X1 — MLPSLAIVTTLILCATVAESTVFLQRSAAGQILHTSTRRRRGNSNTLEEIFPGDLERECYEENCSQEEAAEIFQSQEKTLEFWFRYTNLNPCRTNPCLNGGICTLERGHFLCLCPPRFHGQTCHSEVSLCRYRNGGCRQYCTDQPEDAGVQCGCADGFKLDSDGRSCSKTVPFPCGSQQVLLLRGRSLWDLVDRVNVTADGNVTWEDNDNGRFNWTRHGDQAPVNASQLQEVGGASGLDEMLSPRIVGGALEKPGGSPWQVLIRRSDGYGFCGGTLVSDRWVLSAAHCFQQKAHHVTIGDYDKQRRDPGEQTIKVQQVLIHPHFHAFTLDSDIALLYLAQPIIRGPTAIPACLPDPHLSKYLLKEDNRGVVTGWGTTKYLGRPSRFLRKVALPVVSHRSCSLSSEQVITDNMFCAGYLKASIDACSGDSGGPFVVHYRGTWFLTGIISWGEECAATGKYGVYTRLGNFLPWITTTMARVDLNATQS, encoded by the exons ATGTTGCCGTCCCTCGCCATTGTGACCACGCTGATCCTGTGCGCCACCGTAGCAGAGAGCACAG TCTTCCTGCAGCGCAGCGCAGCCGGGCAGATCCTGCACACGTCCACCAGGAGGCGACGGGGCAACTCCAACACGCTGGAGGAGATCTTTCCTGGCGACTTGGAGAGGGAATGCTACGAGGAGAACTGCTCACAGGAGGAAGCGGCCGAAATCTTCCAGTCTCAGGAAAAGACG CTGGAGTTCTGGTTCCGATACACAA ACCTGAATCCATGTAGGACCAACCCTTGTCTCAATGGAGGCATATGCACTCTGGAGCGAGGACACTTCCTGTGCCTCTGTCCTCCTCGCTTCCACGGCCAGACCTGTCACTCAG AGGTGTCGCTGTGTCGCTATAGGAACGGAGGCTGCCGGCAGTACTGCACGGACCAGCCGGAGGACGCCGGTGTCCAGTGCGGCTGCGCTGACGGCTTCAAGCTGGACTCGGACGGACGCAGCTGCTCCAAGACAG TGCCGTTTCCCTGCGGCAGCCAGCAGGTGTTGCTGCTGCGAGGTCGCTCCCTGTGGGATCTGGTCGACCGGGTCAACGTCACCGCGGACGGCAACGTCACATGGGAGGACAACGACAACGGTCGGTTCAACTGGACGCGCCATGGCGACCAGGCGCCGGTCAACGCGTCTCAGCtgcaggaagtgggcggagccagTGGGCTGGATGAAATGCTGAGTCCTCGCATTGTGGGAGGAGCTTTGGAGAAGCCCGGCGGGAGTCCTTGGCAG GTTCTGATCCGAAGGTCCGATGGTTACGGCTTCTGCGGAGGAACGCTGGTGTCTGACCGCTGGGTGCTCTCTGCCGCTCATTGCTTCCAGCAGAAGGCGCACCATGTTACCATAG GTGATTATGACAAGCAGCGTCGCGATCCAGGTGAGCAGACAATCAAGGTGCAGCAGGTGCTGATCCATCCTCACTTCCACGCGTTCACTCTGGACAGCGACATCGCTCTGCTCTACCTGGCCCAGCCTATCATAAGAGGGCCCACCGCCATCCCCGCCTGCCTGCCCGACCCCCACCTGTCCAAGTACCTGCTCAAG gaggacaacaggggtgTGGTGACAGGATGGGGGACCACAAAGTACCTGGGCAGGCCCTCGCGATTCCTCAGGAAGGTGGCGCTCCCGGTGGTCAGTCACCGGTCCTGCAGCCTGTCTAGCGAGCAG GTGATCACAGACAACATGTTCTGTGCAGGATACCTGAAGGCCAGCATCGACGCCTGCAGCGGCGACAGCGGCGGCCCCTTCGTGGTCCACTACAGGGGCACGTGGTTCCTGACCGGCATCATCAGCTGGGGCGAAGAGTGCGCCGCCACCGGCAAATATGGCGTCTACACCCGCTTGGGGAACTTCCTGCCCTGGATCACAACCACCATGGCCAGGGTGGACTTGAACGCCACGCAGagctaa